In one window of Comamonas testosteroni DNA:
- a CDS encoding ABC transporter ATP-binding protein, with protein MPQERAGKGQSVSSAPSSSCLLEASRLHWQTAATAIVKDISLHIRHGELVGLLGPNGSGKSTLLRMIYRMLRPASGAVCIDGHDVWLRSARDNARAMAVLTQENASEFDLRVCDVVLMGRTPHQSSFARDSEQDFRIVAQSLAQVRAQSLAQRMFSTLSGGEKQRVLMARALAQQTRLLVLDEPTNHLDVRHQFELMNLIRSLGLTTLAALHELPLAAHYCDRLYLLKAGELVAQGTPAQVLTAQTIAEVYGVRAQVRLSERSGRPLIEFMPDELL; from the coding sequence ATGCCGCAAGAGCGTGCGGGAAAAGGGCAATCCGTGAGTTCCGCACCCAGCTCTTCCTGCCTGCTGGAAGCCAGCCGCCTGCATTGGCAGACGGCGGCCACGGCCATAGTCAAGGACATCAGCCTGCATATCCGGCATGGCGAACTGGTCGGCTTGCTCGGCCCCAATGGCAGCGGCAAGTCCACGCTGCTGCGCATGATCTACCGCATGCTCAGGCCTGCCAGCGGCGCGGTCTGCATAGACGGACACGACGTCTGGCTGCGCAGCGCCCGGGACAATGCCCGCGCCATGGCGGTGCTGACCCAGGAGAACGCCAGCGAGTTCGATCTGCGCGTCTGCGATGTGGTGCTCATGGGCCGCACGCCGCACCAAAGCTCTTTCGCCCGGGACAGCGAGCAGGACTTCCGCATCGTCGCCCAGTCCCTGGCTCAGGTCCGGGCCCAGTCGCTGGCACAGCGCATGTTCTCAACCCTGTCAGGGGGCGAGAAGCAGCGCGTGCTCATGGCCAGGGCACTGGCCCAGCAGACCAGGCTGCTGGTGCTGGACGAGCCCACCAACCATCTGGACGTACGCCACCAGTTCGAGCTGATGAACCTGATCCGCAGCCTGGGCCTGACCACGCTGGCCGCGCTGCACGAGCTGCCACTGGCTGCCCACTACTGCGACCGCCTGTACCTGCTCAAGGCAGGAGAGCTGGTGGCACAGGGCACACCGGCCCAGGTGCTGACCGCGCAGACCATTGCCGAAGTCTACGGCGTGCGTGCCCAGGTACGCCTGAGCGAGCGCAGCGGCAGACCGCTGATCGAGTTCATGCCGGACGAGTTGCTCTAA
- a CDS encoding TonB-dependent receptor, which yields MLCPAVGMAQQSLPEVTVRENRLPLHELQTSQPSVTASHVNVPVLDLPASVSGVSSLQIDERADYRVSDAVTRTVGLSTSGTPGNGGLSFSSRGFNGVNSIGIAEDGIMLGVASGTVNYPGDSWGYERIEVLRGPASLMYGSGTTGATMNAIRKQPSRERSTEVLLGAGSHGKAYAGIGASGALGETLSYRLDAYGDRTDGERELGKASSGKLMSALRWTPRSDLTVDLSADISQQKPERYFGSPVIGGQIVKELRNKNYNVLDAIDQFKDQRFRAKAQWRASDALTVRNELYHFKSDRHWKNIEAYDYQPATGQVGRSDYLEIGHDVQQTGNRMGLDLKAANHQIAMGWDLSNAQFTSTSNSPYTGQSTVSAFNPQHGYWDSPAAYLPRTNSSLRQNALYLEDAWKISEQWLLMAGMRRDWYAFSRTNIQDGSGFDKPLNGTSWRLGLTHKFDALSSAYVQTSTGHDPVTSLLAIAQSQTGFSLSQGRQVEVGYKQQLADGRGEWTVAAYRIVKDDIITRDPDRPALSVQGGKQSSKGIELTGLIHASKALRFEGNIAYVDAKFDRLLEGNKGVDRAGNRPSNVPRVTANLWGHYRTGPWQASLGMRYVGDRFGDNANTVRMPSYVVTDAVLSWDMNPHTTLRLVGRNLTNRLYATYAYSGNQWLLGRGRSVELSALMRF from the coding sequence TTGCTCTGCCCCGCCGTCGGCATGGCCCAGCAGTCGCTGCCCGAAGTCACAGTGCGGGAAAACCGCCTGCCCTTGCATGAGCTGCAGACCAGCCAGCCGTCAGTCACGGCCTCCCATGTGAACGTCCCCGTGCTGGATCTTCCGGCCAGCGTCAGCGGCGTGTCTTCGCTGCAGATCGACGAGCGTGCGGACTATCGGGTCTCCGACGCAGTCACGCGCACCGTGGGCCTGAGCACCTCGGGCACCCCCGGCAATGGCGGACTGTCTTTTTCAAGCCGCGGTTTCAATGGCGTGAACTCCATCGGCATTGCCGAGGACGGCATCATGCTGGGCGTGGCCTCGGGCACCGTCAACTATCCGGGCGACAGCTGGGGCTATGAGCGCATCGAAGTGCTGCGCGGCCCCGCATCGCTGATGTATGGCAGCGGCACCACAGGTGCCACCATGAATGCCATCCGCAAGCAGCCCAGCCGCGAGCGCTCCACCGAAGTGCTGCTGGGAGCAGGCAGCCACGGCAAGGCCTATGCCGGCATCGGCGCCAGTGGCGCACTGGGCGAGACCCTGAGTTACCGACTCGATGCCTATGGCGACCGCACCGACGGCGAGCGCGAGCTGGGCAAGGCCAGCAGCGGCAAGCTGATGAGCGCACTGCGCTGGACTCCACGCAGCGATCTGACCGTGGACCTGAGCGCCGACATCAGCCAGCAAAAGCCCGAGCGCTATTTCGGTTCGCCCGTGATCGGCGGACAGATCGTCAAGGAGCTGCGCAACAAGAACTACAACGTGCTCGATGCCATCGACCAGTTCAAGGATCAGCGCTTCCGTGCCAAGGCCCAGTGGCGTGCCAGCGACGCGCTGACGGTGCGCAACGAGCTCTATCACTTCAAGTCCGATCGCCACTGGAAGAATATCGAGGCCTACGACTACCAGCCTGCCACCGGCCAGGTGGGGCGATCCGACTATCTGGAAATCGGCCACGATGTGCAGCAGACGGGCAATCGCATGGGGCTGGACCTCAAGGCCGCCAACCACCAAATCGCCATGGGCTGGGACCTCTCCAACGCCCAGTTCACCAGCACCAGCAACTCTCCCTACACCGGTCAGTCCACGGTTTCGGCCTTCAACCCGCAGCATGGCTATTGGGACAGCCCCGCTGCCTATCTGCCGCGCACGAACTCCAGTCTCCGCCAAAATGCGCTGTATCTTGAAGATGCCTGGAAGATCAGCGAGCAATGGCTGTTGATGGCCGGCATGCGCCGCGACTGGTATGCCTTCTCGCGCACCAATATTCAGGACGGATCGGGCTTTGACAAGCCCCTGAACGGCACCTCCTGGCGCCTGGGCCTGACTCACAAGTTCGATGCGCTCAGCAGCGCCTATGTGCAGACCAGCACCGGCCATGACCCCGTCACCAGCCTTCTGGCGATTGCGCAGTCGCAAACCGGCTTCAGCCTCAGCCAGGGCCGCCAGGTCGAAGTCGGCTACAAGCAGCAACTGGCCGATGGACGTGGCGAATGGACCGTGGCGGCCTATCGCATCGTCAAGGACGACATCATCACCCGCGACCCCGATCGTCCGGCACTGTCGGTCCAGGGCGGCAAGCAGTCGTCCAAGGGGATTGAACTGACCGGCCTCATCCATGCCAGCAAGGCGCTGCGCTTCGAAGGCAATATTGCCTATGTGGATGCAAAGTTCGACCGTTTGCTCGAAGGCAACAAGGGCGTGGACCGTGCAGGCAACCGTCCCAGCAACGTGCCGCGCGTGACAGCCAACCTCTGGGGCCACTACCGCACCGGCCCGTGGCAGGCATCGCTGGGCATGCGCTATGTGGGCGACCGCTTTGGTGACAACGCCAACACCGTTCGCATGCCTTCCTATGTGGTGACCGACGCCGTGCTGAGCTGGGATATGAACCCGCACACAACGCTGCGCCTGGTGGGCCGCAACCTGACCAACCGTCTCTATGCCACCTATGCCTACAGCGGCAACCAGTGGCTGCTGGGACGCGGGCGCAGCGTGGAACTGTCCGCGCTGATGCGTTTCTGA
- a CDS encoding ABC transporter substrate-binding protein: MLPRPAAMQALGLNRPRASALLVASLLLAGCGKAPEPQAVAVPMRQHQPALELPVCGQTVRYDKVPQRAVTHDVNITESFLYLGLGPRLVGYSGIPSSKEISPQLKPWLQRLPDLSSQGMNLEVLLGAEADFVFGGWSYGFRQGGVTPERLASHGIASYVLSESCIRVQKRERIALDDALLDMENISRIFGVLPQTLPRIDKLRASQAQLRQQMQGNRTLPRVFVYDSGQEIPVTVGHFGMPQAMLDEAGASNIFADLSQNWQRGNWEDVIERDPEWIVIIDYGQPDAQGKIDFLLQKKELEVVSAIRNRRFFVMSYAEATPGPRNIEAAQRLAAALHPERKISVQRVEFSAGELP; encoded by the coding sequence ATGCTGCCCAGGCCTGCTGCCATGCAAGCTCTTGGCTTGAATCGACCCCGCGCCTCGGCGCTGCTGGTGGCATCGCTGCTGCTGGCCGGTTGCGGCAAAGCACCCGAGCCGCAGGCGGTTGCGGTACCGATGCGCCAGCATCAGCCAGCGCTGGAGTTGCCGGTGTGCGGGCAGACCGTGCGCTACGACAAGGTTCCCCAGCGCGCCGTCACCCATGACGTCAACATCACCGAGAGCTTTCTCTATCTGGGTCTGGGCCCGCGCCTGGTCGGCTACTCGGGCATTCCCTCCAGCAAGGAGATCAGCCCCCAGCTCAAGCCCTGGCTGCAGCGCCTGCCCGATCTTTCATCCCAGGGCATGAACCTGGAGGTATTGCTGGGCGCCGAAGCCGACTTTGTCTTTGGCGGCTGGAGCTATGGCTTTCGCCAAGGTGGCGTGACCCCGGAGCGCCTGGCCAGCCACGGGATCGCCTCCTATGTGCTGTCCGAATCCTGCATTCGCGTGCAAAAGCGCGAGCGCATCGCACTGGACGATGCATTGCTGGACATGGAGAACATCAGCCGCATCTTTGGCGTCCTCCCGCAGACCCTGCCACGCATAGACAAACTGCGGGCCTCCCAGGCACAGCTGCGCCAGCAGATGCAAGGCAATCGCACACTGCCGCGCGTCTTTGTATACGACAGCGGCCAGGAGATTCCCGTCACCGTTGGTCACTTCGGCATGCCGCAGGCCATGCTGGACGAAGCCGGTGCCAGCAACATCTTTGCAGACCTGAGCCAGAACTGGCAACGCGGCAACTGGGAAGACGTGATCGAGCGCGACCCCGAGTGGATCGTGATCATTGACTACGGCCAGCCCGATGCTCAGGGCAAGATCGACTTTTTGCTGCAAAAAAAGGAACTTGAGGTGGTTTCCGCCATTCGCAACCGCCGGTTCTTCGTGATGAGCTATGCCGAAGCCACACCCGGCCCGCGAAATATCGAAGCCGCACAGCGCCTGGCAGCCGCCTTGCACCCCGAGCGCAAGATCAGCGTCCAACGCGTGGAGTTCTCTGCAGGAGAGCTGCCGTGA
- a CDS encoding (2Fe-2S) ferredoxin domain-containing protein, translated as MNKHLPTSQAADLKQAAAPSLAIILLSRGGAYTAGLTELSDLAARLAAAMRASGQPVQQVTTAYVDRAQPTLSEALDLCAEARSILILPVMVPDEASLRRWLHKLIMRWRAARDSSQPSPRLVFGQPLLQLPGLTELLARSVEDALRQPDVPEVLGDDPWEHDPKGWSLVPEHRQHVLWCVGPRCAAKGALQLWPTLTRTIRETPGLKNRLQPLQTGCQYPCNHGPLMIVYPDGVWYGPMDADSIVTTLKGHVLHDRVNAERHVHGPVTLKRP; from the coding sequence GTGAACAAGCATCTCCCCACCTCCCAAGCGGCCGATCTAAAGCAGGCCGCAGCGCCTTCGCTGGCCATCATCCTGCTCAGCCGGGGCGGCGCCTATACCGCAGGCCTGACGGAGCTCAGCGATCTGGCCGCGCGGCTGGCGGCAGCCATGAGGGCCTCAGGCCAGCCTGTGCAGCAGGTGACCACGGCCTATGTGGACCGCGCCCAGCCCACGCTGAGCGAGGCACTGGACCTGTGTGCCGAGGCCCGCAGCATTCTGATCCTGCCCGTGATGGTGCCTGACGAAGCCTCGCTGCGCCGCTGGCTGCACAAGCTCATCATGCGCTGGCGTGCAGCACGTGATTCCTCACAGCCCTCTCCGCGTCTGGTATTTGGTCAACCGCTGCTGCAGCTACCCGGACTGACCGAGTTGCTGGCCCGGTCCGTGGAAGATGCACTGCGCCAGCCCGATGTGCCCGAGGTGCTGGGCGACGATCCATGGGAGCATGATCCCAAGGGCTGGTCGCTGGTGCCAGAGCACCGCCAGCATGTGCTGTGGTGCGTGGGCCCGCGCTGCGCGGCCAAGGGAGCGCTGCAGCTATGGCCCACGCTGACGCGAACGATACGTGAAACCCCGGGGCTGAAAAACCGGCTGCAGCCGCTGCAGACCGGCTGCCAGTACCCCTGCAACCATGGCCCGTTGATGATCGTCTACCCCGACGGCGTCTGGTACGGCCCCATGGATGCCGACAGCATAGTGACCACCCTCAAGGGCCATGTGCTGCATGACCGCGTCAACGCGGAGCGCCATGTCCACGGACCAGTCACCTTGAAGCGCCCCTGA
- the cobW gene encoding cobalamin biosynthesis protein CobW translates to MQTTKIPATIVTGFLGSGKTTLMRHILEQAKGLRVAVIVNEFGELGIDGEILKTCAIGCKEEGGADAQSGQIYELANGCMCCTVQEEFFPVMKALAERRADIDVLLIETSGLALPKPLVQAFQWPDIANVFTVDSVVTVVDTPAAAAGQFAHDPHAVDEQRQADPNLDHDASLHELFEDQLSAADLVVLSKADLVTAEQLGQVRALVAEEIPASVKMIEAVQGQVPLNVLLGQHRAAEQSIDDKHSHHDHDEDHDHDAFDSLHLDLGAVDRERLMQALQSIVEQHGVLRVKGFAALPGKKMRLLVQGVGRRFDAYFDRAWADGEAAATRLVFIGKQLDAAVLRQALLGAQA, encoded by the coding sequence ATGCAAACCACCAAGATCCCCGCCACCATCGTCACCGGCTTTCTCGGCAGCGGCAAGACCACGCTGATGCGCCATATCCTCGAGCAGGCCAAGGGTCTGCGAGTGGCGGTCATCGTCAACGAGTTCGGCGAACTGGGCATTGACGGCGAAATCCTCAAGACCTGTGCCATAGGTTGCAAGGAAGAAGGCGGCGCGGATGCGCAGTCGGGCCAGATCTACGAGCTGGCCAACGGCTGCATGTGCTGCACCGTGCAGGAAGAGTTCTTCCCCGTCATGAAGGCCCTGGCCGAGCGCCGCGCCGACATCGATGTGCTGCTGATCGAAACCAGTGGCCTGGCCTTGCCCAAGCCCCTGGTCCAGGCCTTCCAGTGGCCCGATATTGCCAATGTCTTCACCGTCGATTCCGTAGTCACCGTGGTCGACACGCCCGCTGCGGCCGCCGGCCAGTTCGCCCACGACCCGCATGCAGTCGATGAACAGCGTCAGGCCGACCCCAATCTGGACCACGACGCCAGCCTGCATGAGCTGTTCGAGGATCAGCTCTCGGCCGCCGATCTGGTGGTGCTGTCCAAGGCCGATCTGGTCACGGCCGAACAACTCGGCCAGGTGCGTGCCCTGGTGGCAGAAGAAATACCTGCCAGTGTGAAGATGATCGAAGCCGTTCAGGGCCAGGTGCCCCTGAACGTGCTGCTGGGCCAGCATCGCGCCGCGGAGCAGTCGATCGACGACAAGCACAGCCACCACGACCATGACGAAGACCATGACCACGATGCCTTCGACTCACTGCACCTCGACCTGGGTGCCGTGGACCGCGAGCGCCTGATGCAGGCCTTGCAGTCCATCGTGGAGCAACATGGCGTGCTGCGCGTCAAGGGCTTTGCCGCTCTGCCGGGCAAGAAGATGCGTCTGCTGGTGCAGGGCGTGGGCCGCCGTTTTGATGCCTATTTCGACCGTGCCTGGGCCGACGGCGAAGCTGCGGCCACGCGCCTGGTGTTCATCGGCAAGCAACTGGACGCCGCCGTGCTGCGTCAGGCCTTGCTGGGCGCACAGGCATAA